A genomic window from Methanobrevibacter sp. includes:
- a CDS encoding zinc ribbon domain-containing protein has protein sequence MVLENYCKHCGHRLHHDEPYCKECGRKTQYLPTKDNYILDIPIYDIGFFDFDIDFSPYINSSKEDFKYEICSCGYLNDVNNEYCYMCGAKRNHSKFERILKNSSKPQFSIDNVLCDCGAINSRENIFCEMCGKQLKDNGPVKEDNYSNFNLEFTDSVFCFCGEENDKFSQFCRNCGLPLFNYGKQGDVHILCTCSTINEITSDYCIGCGKNLNIESSVILCICGEKNPKGTKFCHSCERPLNPQKTIKTRIICSCGEVLDWDADYCHNCGKNIKRTFIRKNTVNDTVKSLKNLLR, from the coding sequence ATGGTTTTAGAAAATTATTGTAAACATTGCGGTCATAGACTGCATCATGATGAGCCTTATTGTAAGGAATGTGGGCGAAAAACTCAATATTTGCCCACTAAGGACAACTATATTTTAGATATTCCAATATATGACATTGGATTTTTTGATTTTGACATTGATTTTTCTCCATACATAAACAGTTCAAAAGAGGATTTTAAATACGAGATATGCTCCTGCGGATATTTGAATGACGTAAATAATGAATACTGTTATATGTGTGGTGCAAAAAGGAATCACAGCAAATTTGAAAGAATTTTAAAAAACAGCTCAAAACCTCAGTTTTCCATAGACAATGTTTTATGTGACTGCGGAGCCATAAATTCCCGTGAAAATATTTTCTGTGAAATGTGCGGTAAACAGCTGAAGGACAACGGGCCTGTTAAAGAGGATAATTACAGTAACTTTAATTTGGAGTTCACTGATTCTGTTTTCTGTTTTTGCGGAGAGGAAAACGACAAATTCTCTCAATTTTGCAGAAACTGCGGCCTTCCATTATTCAATTACGGCAAACAGGGTGATGTTCATATTTTATGCACATGCTCTACAATAAATGAAATAACCTCCGATTACTGTATCGGATGCGGAAAGAATTTAAATATTGAAAGTTCGGTTATCCTTTGTATCTGCGGTGAAAAAAATCCCAAGGGCACTAAATTTTGCCATAGCTGTGAAAGACCATTAAATCCTCAAAAAACAATCAAAACCAGAATAATCTGTTCATGTGGGGAAGTATTGGATTGGGATGCCGATTATTGTCATAATTGTGGAAAAAATATTAAAAGGACATTTATTCGTAAAAATACTGTAAATGATACAGTCAAATCTCTGAAAAATCTGTTAAGGTAG
- a CDS encoding winged helix-turn-helix domain-containing protein codes for MSNENDELLKLTSYVQISKYREKTLKSIGDEVKIPTHIAQDSGIRTNHISKVLSELKSKEIVECINEEARKGRLYRLTDTGKEVLESIEKKEQKKKQ; via the coding sequence ATGTCAAATGAAAACGATGAGCTTTTGAAATTAACTTCATATGTTCAAATTTCCAAATATAGAGAAAAAACATTGAAATCAATTGGAGACGAAGTTAAAATACCAACTCACATCGCTCAAGACAGTGGAATTAGAACAAATCATATTTCAAAAGTCCTAAGCGAACTAAAAAGCAAAGAAATTGTTGAATGTATAAATGAAGAAGCTCGTAAAGGAAGACTATACCGTTTAACTGATACCGGAAAAGAAGTATTGGAAAGCATAGAAAAAAAAGAGCAAAAAAAGAAACAGTAA
- the rrp4 gene encoding exosome complex RNA-binding protein Rrp4, with translation MIYVENKDLVIPGQILSDDEYYSGRGTFKENGKICSSLIGLVSLRNKKIRVIPLKSKYVPKKGDVVIGKINDVRFSMWDVDINSPYSGILPAFEVFGREKKELNKVYDVGDVLFLRVVDVDEIKKAKLGLKGRGMGKFKGGIIVDIAPTKVPRLIGKKGSMINMIKDKTKCKIVVGQNGLVWVKGDEDMEQLTRNIIHLIEAEAHTSGLTNKIKNKLYLAIDGELPPEEEPQEEEEFVLEKPKLQNFKEELEQEEREAEEKRMAEEEEPEEDKQKEDKPNIAEVIEELKKKNNKDHTLSYGDNSNNSFILNNK, from the coding sequence ATGATATACGTGGAAAATAAAGATTTAGTAATTCCTGGTCAGATTTTATCTGACGATGAATACTATTCAGGAAGAGGTACCTTTAAAGAAAATGGTAAAATTTGCTCTTCTTTAATAGGGCTTGTTTCTTTAAGGAATAAAAAAATCAGAGTTATTCCTTTAAAAAGTAAATATGTTCCTAAAAAAGGAGATGTTGTAATAGGTAAAATCAATGATGTAAGATTCTCAATGTGGGATGTTGACATCAATTCACCTTATTCCGGAATTTTACCTGCTTTTGAAGTGTTTGGTCGTGAGAAAAAAGAACTCAACAAAGTATATGATGTTGGGGATGTTCTATTTTTAAGAGTTGTCGATGTTGATGAAATCAAAAAGGCAAAACTCGGTTTAAAAGGAAGAGGAATGGGTAAATTTAAAGGAGGTATCATTGTAGATATTGCTCCAACTAAAGTTCCTAGATTAATCGGTAAAAAAGGTTCTATGATTAACATGATTAAGGACAAAACAAAATGTAAAATTGTCGTTGGTCAAAACGGTCTCGTTTGGGTAAAAGGAGACGAAGACATGGAACAGCTTACCAGAAATATTATTCATTTAATTGAGGCTGAGGCTCATACTTCTGGTTTAACTAATAAAATTAAAAACAAATTATACTTGGCTATTGACGGTGAATTGCCACCTGAAGAAGAACCTCAAGAGGAAGAAGAATTTGTTTTGGAAAAACCTAAACTTCAAAATTTTAAAGAAGAATTAGAACAAGAAGAAAGAGAAGCTGAAGAAAAAAGAATGGCTGAAGAAGAAGAGCCTGAAGAAGATAAACAAAAAGAAGATAAGCCAAATATTGCTGAAGTTATTGAAGAATTAAAGAAGAAAAATAATAAGGATCATACTTTATCTTATGGCGATAACTCAAATAATTCTTTTATTTTGAATAATAAATAA
- the rnp3 gene encoding ribonuclease P protein component 3, producing the protein MFFDLNIEGSSLEDNIDLACEASKYGWNHINFSYNQNDFKQALEFKQDLYDNLEKTIDFDYTLEIKSNNVAEIRKIVRKFRNKSSCISVVGGDLKVNRAVLENIQIDVLSRPYLRRYDSGLNQVLAKESVRNNVAIELCFKDVLKSYLAHRAKVISNFKDIYTLYRKFDFPLILSSRAESVFDIRTTHDFIAFFKQTGLEAGEINKSFLTAQNILEFNRDRKNLILKGVRRVSDEA; encoded by the coding sequence ATGTTTTTTGATTTAAATATTGAAGGAAGTAGCCTAGAAGATAATATTGATTTGGCTTGTGAAGCTTCTAAATATGGATGGAACCATATTAACTTTTCTTATAATCAGAATGATTTTAAACAGGCTTTGGAATTTAAACAGGATTTGTATGACAATTTAGAAAAAACAATCGATTTTGATTATACTTTGGAAATTAAATCAAATAATGTTGCTGAGATAAGAAAGATTGTACGTAAATTTAGAAATAAATCTTCCTGCATTTCAGTTGTCGGTGGAGATTTGAAGGTTAACCGTGCCGTTTTGGAAAACATTCAGATTGATGTCTTATCAAGGCCATATCTGAGAAGGTATGATAGTGGATTAAATCAGGTATTGGCAAAGGAATCAGTCAGAAACAATGTTGCAATAGAGTTATGCTTTAAGGATGTTTTAAAAAGTTATCTGGCTCACAGGGCAAAGGTAATTTCAAACTTTAAGGATATTTACACATTATACAGGAAGTTCGACTTCCCGTTGATTTTGTCAAGCCGTGCCGAAAGCGTTTTCGATATCAGAACCACTCATGATTTCATTGCATTTTTCAAGCAAACCGGTCTTGAGGCTGGTGAAATAAATAAATCATTTTTAACTGCTCAAAATATTTTGGAATTTAACCGGGATAGAAAAAACCTTATTTTAAAAGGGGTTAGGAGGGTCAGTGATGAAGCTTAA
- a CDS encoding ribosome assembly factor SBDS: protein MVNVDEAIIAKYEYCGEHFEILVDPDLAADYRNPDGPDVAIEDLLAVEEIFKDSKKGDKASDEAMNKIFETTDPIEVSKIILEKGTVQLTADQKRKMQEDKRKLVINKIAKEAINPQNGLPHPVQRIENACDEARVKFDPFTSVDQQVQTALKAIKPLIPIRFEKVKVAVRLPGSAAGGAYSVIHGFGEIINEEWQQDGSWIGIIEMPGGLQDSFAAKMAEISGGEAETRTIK, encoded by the coding sequence ATGGTAAATGTTGATGAGGCGATAATTGCTAAATATGAATATTGCGGTGAACATTTTGAAATATTGGTTGACCCTGATTTAGCAGCTGATTATAGAAATCCGGATGGTCCTGATGTTGCCATTGAAGATCTTTTAGCTGTTGAAGAAATTTTTAAAGACTCCAAAAAAGGAGATAAAGCTTCTGATGAAGCTATGAATAAAATATTTGAAACTACAGATCCTATTGAAGTTTCCAAGATTATACTTGAAAAAGGAACTGTTCAATTAACTGCTGATCAAAAAAGAAAGATGCAAGAGGATAAAAGGAAATTGGTTATTAACAAAATAGCTAAAGAAGCTATAAATCCTCAAAATGGTCTCCCTCACCCTGTTCAAAGAATTGAAAATGCATGTGATGAGGCTCGTGTTAAATTTGATCCATTTACTTCTGTAGATCAACAAGTTCAAACAGCTCTAAAAGCGATTAAACCTCTTATTCCAATCAGGTTTGAAAAAGTTAAAGTTGCTGTTAGACTCCCAGGATCTGCGGCAGGCGGTGCTTATTCTGTAATTCATGGTTTCGGTGAAATAATTAATGAAGAATGGCAACAAGATGGCTCCTGGATTGGTATTATTGAAATGCCTGGTGGTCTTCAAGATTCTTTTGCTGCAAAAATGGCTGAAATTTCAGGCGGAGAAGCAGAAACTAGAACTATTAAATAA
- a CDS encoding zinc ribbon domain-containing protein produces the protein MKCENCGFENKDTAKFCTKCGASFVEQPPAPPEGPKETNNTTKYVIVALVIVIIMLVAGLSYFAGSMNSNDVSSDAAVQNDTASQDAGSDDSQESQSTSTQTTSSSSSKSKSWEIIGTYSGSGSGSQTVEVPSGQIMVKLSAYPIKNYATNHLYVSGSNGQSGGVDWGSHSDVETRSDSFSYTSSSSETFTIDYYETVSWEVEFYRYQ, from the coding sequence ATGAAATGTGAAAATTGTGGATTTGAAAATAAGGATACTGCCAAGTTTTGCACAAAATGCGGTGCATCATTTGTAGAACAACCTCCCGCACCCCCTGAAGGGCCAAAAGAGACTAATAATACAACTAAATACGTGATTGTAGCATTAGTCATTGTAATAATTATGCTTGTTGCGGGTCTTTCTTATTTTGCGGGGTCAATGAATTCAAATGATGTTTCCAGTGATGCTGCCGTGCAGAATGACACTGCTTCTCAGGATGCTGGAAGTGATGACAGTCAGGAATCTCAAAGTACCTCAACTCAAACTACAAGTTCTTCAAGTTCCAAATCCAAATCTTGGGAAATTATAGGTACTTATTCGGGTTCAGGTTCCGGTTCTCAAACTGTTGAGGTTCCTTCAGGTCAGATAATGGTAAAATTGTCTGCATATCCAATTAAGAATTATGCAACCAATCATTTGTATGTATCAGGATCCAATGGTCAATCCGGTGGCGTTGATTGGGGTTCACACAGTGATGTGGAAACAAGGTCTGATTCATTCAGTTACACATCATCATCTTCTGAGACATTTACCATAGATTATTATGAAACCGTAAGCTGGGAAGTTGAATTCTATCGTTATCAATAG
- the psmA gene encoding archaeal proteasome endopeptidase complex subunit alpha, producing MQPLQNAGYDRAITVFSPDGRLFQVEYAREAVKRGTTSIGVKSSEGIILAVDKRTTSNLVESSSIEKIFKIDEHIGAATSGLVADARALVERARVEAQINKITYSEPIRVDSLSKKLCDMLQLYTQNGGVRPFGSALIIGGVYDGKCKLFETDPSGALIEYKATAIGSGRNAAMDIFEEKYSDDLTLDGAIELALTAINDATDHETTSKNVEIAVIKCDDGKYVKLSPDEVQKYIDEVLVEEEEEEEEASEEEADEDSEEDEE from the coding sequence ATGCAACCTTTACAAAATGCTGGATATGATAGAGCTATTACTGTATTTAGCCCAGATGGAAGACTTTTCCAAGTAGAATACGCAAGAGAAGCTGTTAAAAGAGGAACTACATCTATAGGTGTAAAAAGTTCTGAAGGAATAATTTTAGCTGTAGATAAAAGAACTACTTCCAATTTAGTAGAATCATCATCTATTGAAAAAATATTCAAAATAGATGAACATATTGGAGCAGCTACTTCAGGTCTTGTTGCAGATGCTAGAGCTTTAGTGGAAAGAGCTAGAGTTGAAGCACAAATCAATAAAATAACCTATAGCGAACCTATCCGTGTTGACAGCCTATCTAAAAAACTATGTGACATGTTACAGTTATACACCCAAAATGGTGGAGTAAGGCCATTCGGTTCCGCTTTAATCATTGGTGGTGTATATGACGGCAAATGCAAACTGTTCGAAACTGACCCAAGTGGTGCATTAATCGAATACAAAGCAACCGCTATCGGTTCAGGAAGAAATGCTGCTATGGATATTTTTGAAGAAAAATATAGTGATGACTTAACTTTAGACGGAGCTATTGAATTGGCTTTAACTGCTATTAATGACGCTACCGATCACGAAACCACTTCAAAAAATGTTGAAATTGCTGTCATTAAATGTGATGATGGAAAATATGTAAAACTTTCTCCGGACGAAGTGCAAAAATACATTGATGAAGTACTTGTCGAAGAGGAAGAAGAGGAAGAAGAAGCTTCTGAAGAAGAAGCAGATGAAGATTCCGAAGAAGACGAAGAATAA
- a CDS encoding Rpp14/Pop5 family protein has protein sequence MKLKVLPPTLRKNNRYLTVEIKIQTPITKDDFVNIIWDSCVRFQGEANTANFNLWVMKFYEMDKTEKYYSYKSIVRCQRGFVDEVRSALALANMYNNGKIAITTIGLSGTIKASQKYI, from the coding sequence ATGAAGCTTAAGGTATTGCCTCCAACTCTTAGAAAGAACAACAGGTACCTTACAGTTGAAATAAAAATCCAAACTCCAATCACAAAGGATGATTTTGTCAATATCATATGGGATTCATGTGTTAGGTTTCAGGGGGAAGCTAATACGGCCAATTTTAATTTATGGGTTATGAAATTCTATGAAATGGACAAAACAGAGAAATATTATTCTTACAAATCAATAGTTCGCTGTCAAAGGGGTTTTGTTGATGAGGTCAGATCAGCTTTGGCTTTGGCCAATATGTATAACAATGGCAAGATTGCCATAACGACCATCGGGTTGTCAGGAACTATCAAAGCATCACAAAAATACATTTAA
- a CDS encoding zinc ribbon domain-containing protein, with product MKTCDICGTLNFKENNYCTHCGNKFITENLCPYCGAVNEDVATHCVKCNKQINPVYIDDFDTLFSDYNHDLLLNAEISDEEYEEIVSKLFIRADYLEIYGDTTKNKILNFASAFTECKTKARGYERGYIFLGNCIYYDDRLSDSVQIATLIHELAHYFLFSIVESILCHIFKVKPSVTLQSFIWYFLTLPEFKIMNEYCAHTVEGRFVPFGYQNYGSYNILIKNLGVDKESLDGMVIFGNTFANEIIHYLENYIDEELREEIKLQYKKDLTPPSYESILTETSDELPLYIKNKTLLQVLYDIFKEASKESVRIELEDIKKGIELN from the coding sequence TTGAAAACTTGTGATATTTGCGGCACTTTAAATTTTAAGGAAAATAATTATTGCACCCATTGTGGAAACAAATTCATCACAGAAAATTTATGTCCTTACTGCGGTGCAGTTAATGAGGATGTCGCAACACATTGCGTAAAATGCAACAAACAGATTAATCCGGTATATATTGATGATTTTGATACATTATTCAGTGATTATAATCATGATTTGCTTTTGAATGCAGAAATAAGCGATGAGGAATATGAAGAGATTGTCTCAAAATTATTCATCAGAGCAGATTATCTGGAAATTTATGGGGATACCACTAAAAATAAGATTCTTAATTTTGCAAGTGCATTTACTGAGTGCAAAACCAAGGCAAGAGGATACGAAAGAGGTTATATCTTTCTTGGAAACTGCATTTACTATGATGATCGTTTAAGCGATTCAGTGCAGATTGCTACATTAATTCATGAACTGGCTCACTATTTTTTATTCAGCATTGTTGAAAGTATTTTATGCCACATATTCAAGGTTAAACCGTCAGTAACTCTGCAAAGTTTCATCTGGTATTTTTTAACCCTTCCTGAATTTAAAATTATGAATGAATACTGTGCTCACACTGTTGAAGGCAGGTTTGTTCCATTCGGATATCAGAATTACGGTTCATATAATATTCTGATTAAGAATTTAGGTGTAGATAAGGAATCTTTGGATGGCATGGTTATTTTTGGAAATACTTTTGCAAATGAGATTATTCATTATCTGGAAAACTATATTGATGAAGAGTTGAGGGAAGAAATAAAACTTCAATATAAAAAGGATTTGACACCGCCATCTTATGAATCAATATTGACGGAAACAAGTGATGAATTACCATTGTATATAAAAAATAAGACTTTATTGCAAGTATTATATGATATTTTTAAAGAAGCTTCAAAAGAAAGTGTAAGAATTGAATTGGAAGATATAAAAAAAGGGATTGAATTAAACTAA